A region of the Hyperolius riggenbachi isolate aHypRig1 chromosome 9, aHypRig1.pri, whole genome shotgun sequence genome:
aaactgtggaatatcttaaaaaagtcatttttaggcagGGATGCTCACCGTGGTTAATTACGAGTAATCACGACTGATTACTTGTGATTCAAATAAGGGTTAATTGCTGCAGGTGCAGGGCTGgattaattacccataatgccgccgtCCGCCCTGCGTGGCAACGAGATTGCAAGCGTCCTATTAGTCGCGTTGCAAGCACTTCCTCTTTCCGGCTCGAAGGAGGGAGtgcgccatagcgaggcttgcaacgcgactaATAGGACGCTTGCAATCTCGTTGCCACGGAGGGCGGacggcggcattatgggtaattaatcCAGCCCCTCACCTGCAGCAATTAACCcttatttgaatcacgagtaatcagtCGTGATTGATCTCGGTGAGTATCCCTGTTTTTAGaaaaaggatagatacaatttcaACCACAGCCGGGAGTGCTCTTCACATAACATCATGATTACGTCATACACATGATCAGAGTGCTGCCGACTGTGGTCGCGCGCTGTAGGATGCGCGCAGAAgggccagtgcaggcgcagtgatgCCCGACTCCGGTGACCCGGAAGAGGGTACCGGAGGGCATTTATAAGCAGCGGCGGGGCAGAACACGGGAATGGTGGGCATCAGGACGgttccccatacatgcctgcgccCTCCGTTTCTCCTATTGTATTCAgctttggtatcctttaagcctggtacacacgttcaattatgattggccaatcactgaccaattttaccacctccatgtagtatatatAAAACTTATAGTATGTCTTCGCCTCCATATAGTAATATTCCGTGATTTGTTTTTTAACTTGTTTACTTgttctatgctttttttttttttttttttttaactttcatcaCACTTTAATAAACAACTGTGgtgttttaaaatgtttaatgGGCATTGAAGTTAGTAGTAGAGTTATATATATAGTACTGTATATAGTGGGAtgcaaagtttgggcaacgttgttaatcgtcatgattttcctgtataaatcgtttgttgttacgataaaaaaaaagtcagttaaatatatcatataggagacacacacagtgatatttgagaagtgaaattaagtttattgcatttatagaAAGTGCACAATACTTGTTTAAAtagaattaggcaggtgcatacatttgggcactgttgtaatgTTATTGATTcagaaacctttagaactaattattggaactccaattggcttggtaagctcagtgacccctgacttacatacacaggtgaatccaataataagaaagagtatttaagggggtctattgcaagtttccctcctcttttaaatttctctgaagagtatcaacatgggggtctcaaaacaactctcaaatgacctgaagacaaagattgttcaccatcatggtttaggggaaggatacagaaagctgtctcagagatttcaactgtctgtttccacagttaggaacatattgaggaaatggaagaccacaggctcagttaaagttaaggctcgaagtggcagaccaagaaaaatctcagattaacagaagcgatgaatggtgagaacagtcatacagaaatctctgaggcagctttctgtatccttcccctaaaccatgatggtgaacaatctttgtcttcaagtcatttaagagttgttttgagactttctgtaaatccaataaacttcatctcacttttcaaatatcactgtgtgtgtctcctaaatttatatatttaactgatatttttatcATAAACTTTCgcatcattatatatatatatatatatatatatatatatatatatatatatataatatgaggAGCCATATTTGTTGCTTGTTCTTCTCCACATATCTGAGAAAGGACCAATGCATACACATAATCTATCATTGACTGTCTCATTACTGTCACAGGTCCCACTGGCCTTGGCCTTGACCATCATGTTGAGTCCAGCAGATCCCAGCATTTACCCAGACGTGGTCTCCTTGACCGTGAGCTTCGGCACCACCCTGAACGTGAGCTCCAACATCTCCCACATCTGCCCTCTGGACCTTTACTTCTCTGACACTCTCTTTGTGATTGTCTACAGTTCTGTGGTGGTTGTGGGCATCCCGGCCAACCTAGCTGCCCTCTACAGTATTTGTCATTTGATAAAGTCCAAGCCCACCCAGCTGATTTTCCTGCTGAACCTGACCCTGGCTgacctcctgtacctcctcttcctcccgctATGGATCATCTACTTTCGCCACAACCATACCTGGACTCTTGGATCCACGGCCTGCAAAGCGGTTGGAGCCATGTTCTTCATCAACATGTACACCAGCATCTACTTCCTGTGCTGTATCGCCATTGATCGTTTCCTGGCTGTAATCTTCCCTTTCAGATTTAGGAGGCTCCAGAGCCTAAAATGCTACATTGGTGTTGCCCTGACTGGCTGGTTGTTGGCCACATTGTCCCACCTGCCGGTAGTGCTGTGTCTGAACCTGCAGTATTCCGATTTCTGCTACCAAGGATATGTGCAGAGCCAGTTTCACGCCGCCATTAATATATTTGCTTCCGTTTTTGGTTTTCTGTGTCCGTTCTGCATTTTACTATTTACCCATCAGGCAACAATCAGGCGGATTGGAAAGGCTACGCTGAGGCCTGGCAGTGCCACTTTGATTAAGTGGCTCTTACTAGCTTGCTTCCTGACGTTCGTGTTGTGCTTTGGGCCCTACCACTGCTTGGCTCTGGCACAGGCGGGCCACTATCTTGAGTACGGCCCGGACTGCGAGTTTCTGCAGAGTATCCACTCCTATTACAGAATCAGCATTGCTGTGACCAGCCTGGCCACCCTTCTGGATCCAGTGCTTTATATTTTTATCAGCGAGGACGTTCGCAACCAGATGAATCGTTTACGCTTTCCTGCAGGGTGCAAATTCACCACCACGTAGACAagatttaacctccctagcggtattgacagatatactgtagccgtccataaaaacatgctgtgaacagtataatcgtgcgtacacatcaatactctcctgcactgtatactagacccttgcttgacacattttggcaagttacaggaaaaaaaaaagttttaaaaatatattttatcacgatttgcacagaaatcctggggaaattgaacgccagggaggttaatgtcttGGGAGTTGGGGAAGCGCCCCCCAAAATATAAAACACTTAAGAcaaacagtttaaaaggtaagAACTAACCTCAGGATGACATGGTATAGGGTAAAAGAGGTAGACACCAGACAATGCGTTTCAAGGGAGTAAATCCGCTTCTTCAGGGCCGTAGATAGTGTCTAAGGGTGAGTATCACAAAGCTTGGAGCTACTGTAGCGCTGATCTGAATATACACTGAGAAAATTTGAGACACCCTCTAATAAggagttggtccacctttagctctgatcacagcaaagattcttcttggcatggcactcaacaagatgctgatacccTTGCTGAGGAACGTTGGCACATGCTGACATAATGGGAGCCCTAAGTTGGGTCAGCTTGGATGGTGGCATTTCCAAGGCTTTGAAATGATTGTTTGACTTCATCCCACAATTGCACAATAGGACTGTGGTtaggggactgagctggccatgggagcaggttaaactctgattgatgttcctcaaatCAATTTGAGACTAATCCGGCACGGTGGGGCCCACAAGGTgtcttttttcctatttttctgtgataccaaacgcactcttgatggtctcctgctgctaaagcccttCCTTTACAAAGTCCGTTTTGTTGTGTGatgggatatgctttgtgatgcacctgcattgaattcagctgtaatttctTGTGTTGTTGCCCTTCTATTGCTGAAAACTATCTGTGCTACTCGCCTTTTACCTCTCTCCTTCACAAGCCTTTTTCAACTCTAATATTCCTCATCATtgaactttttttccccctcaaccGCCAGTCTCTAAACACCCGAGATACTGTTGGGCGAGAAACTCCTAAAAGAGTCGTcgtttcagagatgctagcaccTGCTCTTTTTGCACTGAGGATCAGCGCTCGTTCAAAGTCAGTTAACTCTTTCgtcttacccattttgacatttAACTTCTGTGATAACTACGTCGTCTGAAGCTGAGTGTTCATTTTACAATCAACTCTGCCTTATTACGCCACTGTTGcgactggtttactttcaaataaggggaGTCTCTAATTTTTTATTCACTCGGTGCATAAGGAGTTGAGTGCTGTCAGCATTTTGTGCActctaaagtgtaccagagacgatgaAAAATAAAGATGtgatacttactcggggcttcctacCGCCCTCTAAACACGTCTGAGTACCTCGgcatcctcccgtggtctgcggttcagccgcgatcagctccAGTAATATGCTCAGTCACGTCCAGtatgggtcttctgtgcatgcgcagtagacccggactgacgcgactgaacATATTACCGGAgctgatcgtggctgaatggcagaccgccggaggacggcgtgggactcgcacgtgtttatggggtgggaggaagccccgagtaagtaaaaAATCATTACTTTCcagtgtctctggtttcctttaaagggtccCTGagctgtggcaaaaaaaaaaaaaactggacttacctggggcttcctccagcccactgtagcctGTGAAGTCCCCTAGCATCCTCCTGGCCccttcccgctggcagctccggtAATGCGGCGACTTCGGGTGAAGTCACCCCCGTGTGCCCCCCTTTTGGTTGCTGTAAGAGCCCTGCGCATGCCCTGTCCTCTAAAGACTGAACGGACCATGCACAGGGCTCTTATCCCCACCGGCATGATGACGCAACAGGCGAAATCGCCGCATTACTGGTGCCActgccaggaggatgctgggggatctcctgggctacggtgggctggagaaagccccgggtaagtccagttttctttttttggccaccgctcagggtccctttaagtggcTTGACAACAGATGTGTGATAGTCCAAAACAGCACAAGGCCGGTGTCTGTCATTGCTTAGCGACACCTGTAATAGCTGCCGCCATAATTCTGTGTCCTTCTTTTCTGTGTCTTTACTGGACCTGTTTGGATTTTTGCTGTATGGACGTACATTATTTGAAGTGTGATTCTGAAGGTTTATACAGCTGGCATGTTGTATTGTCACCATATGGAAGCATTATAAAAATTTCTGGATAAAGTGGAGAGGTTTGTCAGTGCACAGTCTTGAAGTGTGTTCTGGTCTTACCGTCAACTTGAAACGTCACCTGTTGTTGCTCAGACAGATAGACCGTCACACCCTGTAAATTACCCAGGagtgcagccaagaccttgggctcgattcccaaagcggtgctaacccagttagagactttaggcgtgataaccattgcaccacgctggtgaaaagccagtttaggcgtgatacatttagtggtcccgctgccccgtggcctatcagtcaccagatcaaacgttatcatgttgtgatcactatttcccaaatgttcttgaacctgcacatttgatacattatctggtctattagaaatgatcagatccagtaacgcatgccccctagttggttcagttaccatttgagtcaagtaattgtcctgtagtgctgccagaaatctgctgcttttaccagaatgggtagcctcaatactccagtcaatgtctggaaagttgaagtcgcccataattatgacctcatttttacctgcagctttttcaatctgctgtagtaatcgcagttctgcagcttcattaataagaggtggcctgtagcataccccaataagcaattggcaacttttatttccaccatgaatatttacccaaacggactccacatcttcgcaatcttcctccatctcatcgttgaggacagctgtaagagaattcttaacaaagagacaaacccctccaccttttttccctgttctatccctcctaaacacattgggctcgattcacaaagcggtgctaacccagttagcatgcctaaaagactttaggcatgataaccattgcaccatgctggtgaaaagccagtttaggcgtgataagtttaggtgtgataagtttaggtgtgataagtttaggcatgctaagtttagataagtttagatcgcttgcaaagtcccgcacgcaaagcagcgccattaaactttatacaaagtgcaccagtctttgctagcgtaaaacttttgatcagctgtgcactgcggtgctaacgcagttggcgcttaaacttagcatgcctaaacttatcacacctaaacttatcatgcctaaacttatcacacctaaacttatcacacctaaacttatcatgcctaaactgagtttaggcatgataaagggcttttcaccagcgtgctaactgttagcaccgctttgtgaatcaagcccattgtatccttttaaattagctatccagtcatggctttcatccatccatgtctcggttattcccacaatgtcatagcctttgttagctgttagcacggctt
Encoded here:
- the LOC137533622 gene encoding ovarian cancer G-protein coupled receptor 1-like; protein product: MLSPADPSIYPDVVSLTVSFGTTLNVSSNISHICPLDLYFSDTLFVIVYSSVVVVGIPANLAALYSICHLIKSKPTQLIFLLNLTLADLLYLLFLPLWIIYFRHNHTWTLGSTACKAVGAMFFINMYTSIYFLCCIAIDRFLAVIFPFRFRRLQSLKCYIGVALTGWLLATLSHLPVVLCLNLQYSDFCYQGYVQSQFHAAINIFASVFGFLCPFCILLFTHQATIRRIGKATLRPGSATLIKWLLLACFLTFVLCFGPYHCLALAQAGHYLEYGPDCEFLQSIHSYYRISIAVTSLATLLDPVLYIFISEDVRNQMNRLRFPAGCKFTTT